GAGGAAGCCGACCGCAAGGCCAAGGAGGAAGCCGACCGTAAGGCTCGTGAGGAAGCCGACCGCAAGGCCAAGGAGGAAGCCGACCGTAAGGCTCGTGAGGAAGCCGACCGCAAGGCCAAGGAGGAAGCCGACCGGCGGGCTCGCGAGGAGGCTGACCGCAAGGCTCGTGAGGAAGCCGAGCGTCGGGCTGAGGAGCATGGTCGGGAGGAGCGGCGGTAGCCGTTCGTCTGGGAGACCGCCGACCACCGCGGGGCTGGCGGCGGTCTCCCGGGTGCTGAACAGAACGCCCCGTCACCACGGTCCACGAGGGGGCCGTGGGAGGAGAACCGAACCGGGCGCGCCCCCACGGACCTTGCGGTGTACCTCCGCCTCCGCGCTGTGGCGCTTGCACGGCGCGGGGCGGTCAGATCAACGCGACTGGCTTCGGTACGTCGTCCGACTGAGAGCGTGACGTTCGGACTGCCGTGGATGTCCGGAGGTCCTGACGCGGCGGGCAGCCGTACGTTTCCCGGTACAAGGCGGCGAAGCGGCCGACGTGGAAAAAGCCCCATCGCATGGCGATGTCGGTGACTGTGGTGCCGCTGGAAGGGGAGGCTGCCAATAGGTCGTGGTGGGCGCACGCGAGGCGCATCCGGCGGAGGTGCGCGAGCGGAGTCGTGTCGAGGTGCCGGCGAAAGGCGTATTGCAGAGAGCGGATGGTGACGTGGGCGGCACCGGCGATGTCGGCAAGGGTGATGGGTTCGCCGACATGGTCGTCCATATAGGTGAGAGCCCGGCGCAGCGTACGTGGGTGCGCGTCGTTGCGATCGGATGCGCTGGGGTCGGTGCGCGCCGTGTTGGGGAAGGCGGAGAGGACGCTCGCGGCCAGCAGTTGGGTCGCGGTGGAGATGATCAGGGGCTGGTTCGCGACAGCGGGCTCGGCCAGAACGTGGTCGCGCAGGTAATGGATGGTGCTCCGCAACTGGCGGGCTGCCGCCGCGGAGTGCGGCAGGTGCCCGGTCAGCCGGACCGGCTGGGGCTCTCGACTGTTAGCTCTGGTGGCCACTTGGGAGAGCAGATCCGGCTCCAGCATGGTGATGTTGTAGCGGGCGGAGCAGATCCGTCCGTAGGAAGGCAACTCCGGCGAGGCCAGTGAGGCCACGTCTCCGGGGCCCAAGGCCTCAATGCTGTCCCCGATGGAATGGCTGCGGACGGTGCCCTCATGGACCAGGCACAGGCAGATCCTGTGCAGCGGGTTGGTGGAGTAGGTCATGTCGAAGCTCAGGTCGCACTCGTCGACCGTCACGCAGGGCGTCGCTTCGCGGCGGATCGTCGCGTGGCTGGGCCCAGGCGTGGAGCTGCTGATGCGCATCCTGCCGTAGGCATGACTGAGGAATTCCTCGGTCTCACTCAGATCGTCGCTCTCGAAGACCAGGGTGCTCATCGCGGGCCGTCCTCTCGGCCGGGGAAGCGGTTTCCGCCCAGAGGCTACGGGCCTCGGTCGGTTCGATGCCCAGATATGAGGAGGCGTTCACCCGTGTGTGAGCGGCGGGCGCTGGACATGGTGGCCGAACGGCAGGGCTGCGGGGATCTCGACCGTGGAGACTGGCTGACGTTTTTACTGAAGATCCGACAATTTGGCCGTAACAAAAGGGCGTGAGTCGTGTCAAAGTCTGTAGAGAGCTGATCCACCCAGGAGGAGCCTGGGTGAGCCGGGAGGCCACTGTCCTACCGCCCCAATGGCCGGACTACCCGAGGACAACCCGACCGGCACAGCTCCCAACCCGCCGGCACCGTCGTTCACGCGGTCCGCGATGAGAACGCCCCCGCGAGGGCGCTCGTGGACGGACAGGGGGTCGCGGCCCGGCGGGCCCCAGCTGCCCCGCCTGCTCTGCGCACGTACGGGACGTGACATAGCGCCAGGAAGGGGCCCGCGGCGCCCAGAAAAAGGATGTGATCATGCCCGCCAGCCTGCGCGCTCGCCGTGGCCCGCGTGCAGCGGGTACCGCACCGCGGGCCGGCCGCCGCCTTCGTCTGATACGAGTACTCGCTGTCCGTCGTGCGGTGCGGCTGGTGCATTGGTTCCCGTACGGTTCGTCGTCCGTTGCCGGGTCTCCGCCGGCGGACGCTACGACTGGGCAGGAACTCAGCGAGCGTGCCCCTCTGGTCACCTCGTCCGCCCTCGGTTCATCAAGTCCGTGAACCCCCTTCCGACCTCCCCTTGGCCTACCCGAGCAGTTTTCGCTCGTCCGGGCGGAAGGTGGTGACCAGGGCGAGACACACAAGTGCGATGCCCACGCGGCCCGAGGCCTGGAGCAGCGGGCCACGCAGCAGGATGAAGGCGTAGCCGCTGATCAGGGGGATGACGATGGCCAGGGTGTGACCCGGCTGGGGATGGTCGACCGTGCGATGGCCGTAGCGGCGGTCGGCGCGGGCACAGACATAGCCCAGGGCGAAGAATCCCCCTGTCATGCCCGCCGGCCCGAAGTCCAGCCAGAGCTCGGCCCACAGAGGCGAGGACAGGTTGGTGTTGTTCATGCCCATCCACTGACCGACCCGCACGCCGGAATCGAGCGGCTTGTCCTGCCACATCGAGCGCGGGACGAAGAACAGCACCGACGCCATGAGCTGGCCGCCGTAGGTGTGGCCCTCACCCGAGTCGGCGAAGGTGATGGTGTTGGCGAACATGCCGACCTGGTCATAGTCCTTGCGCACCAGCGGGTCCAGGACAGAAGCCGACTCCACTGGCCGCCGCCCCCCCTCGTCATAGCGGAAGCGGTCCATGAACGGAAACAGCAGAAGGGCGGCCACGACCCCGGTGGCGAGCGCCGCCCGGTACGTTACCGGGCTTCTGGGAAAGGCGGTGAAGAGGACGGAGAACATCACGGTCAGGAACCAGTAGCGCGGATTGGAAACCGGGTTGTTGACCACCGCGTTCACCACGAGCAGCCCGGCCCACATGGCGATCACCGGCAGGCGGCGCCGTGCATGGCGGGAGGCGACCAGCCAGCGGGTCAGGAACAGGAACGCCAGCAGCGCGGGCACGGTCCCGAAGCCGCGGAGAAACGCCGAGCCGATCTGGGAGTGGCCACCGCCCCCGGTGCTTGCCTGGATCCCCTCGCTGATCTCCTGCCGGCTGCTGAAGAAGACCGCGGGGCCGCCCAGCTTCACGACGAACAGCGCGCTCGCGAGATACGCGAAGGCCACCAGCACATACAGCCGGCGACGGTTGACTGAGGCGGTACGCCGTGGTCCGCGGGCACTGCGGAATACCGGCGGGCGGTGGCGGGCCAGCTGAACACCCACATCGAAAGCCACACAGCCACACAGCGTCAGCGACTCCGCGAGCACCAGGTCCGAACGCGGCCCGACCACCGGCGTAGGCGTCTGGCCCAGAACCGCCTGTGCCAGCGGAGCGACACCCATAGCCACATAGGCGAACAGCCAGAACGACCCCTGGATCAGACGGCGCCGCGCCGTAAGGATCATCGCGACCAGTCGCGCCCCCGCATAGCAGGTGAGCGTGAGCTGCAGCCAGTACGCCACGTCATGCACACCGGGGCCCGGCTGTACGGCCACCATCACCGGCAGAACGAACACCAGACCCAGTGCCAGCGGGACCGCCAAGGCCCGCGAAAGCACTGCCCGTGGCGAAACGGACCCGGCCTCCACCGCCGGGACGGTCGGCTCGTCGGCCGCGGATCCAGTCGGCGGCTCCCCCGCTAAGTCGGCTGTCATGGTCCTCCCTCGCTTCCCCTAACCTGGGGCAGTGTAGGGAGAGCCTGGATTCACTGAGAGTGCTGGGGAGCATCTCAGGGGGAGGAGACTGACTGTGCGAGTTCTGCACGTCGTGACGTTACACACGCCGACCAATGACTTCGGGGGGCCCACCCGTGTGGCCCTCAATCTCTCGAAGGGCCTCAGAGCCCGCGGAGTGGACGCGCGGATCGCCACGCTGGGCGACGGATTCACCGGACCGCTCCCCTCGGCCATTGAGGGAGTGCCGTCCTTCATGTTCCAGGCGCGGCACGTACTGCCGCGGTTCGAGGTCAGCGGCATCACATCGCTCGCGCTGCTCGCCCGCGCCCGACGGCTGGTGGAGGCGGCCGACGTCGTCCACGTCCATCTCATGCGGGACCTGATCACACTGCCGTTCGCGCTCATGGCGCTCAGGTGTGGTCGGCCGGTCGTGCTCCAGACGCACGGCATGATCGACCCGACCGACCAGCGGGTCGCCCGCCTGGTCGACTTGCTGGGGCTGCGACGCGTGCTGCGCGAGGCCGACGGCCTGCTGTATCTGACCGATGCGGAGCGGGACGGGGTCCAAGCAGTCATCCCGGGCACCCCTCTGAAAAACGCGCATCGCCTGGTCAACGGCGTGACGCTGAACGAGCGGCGCCCCCCGCGCGGCGAGCGTCCGCCAACCGTGCTTTATCTGGCCCGGGTGCAGCAGCGCAAGCGCCCCCAAGACTTCATCAGAGCCATCCCCACCGTGCTGAAGGAGTACCCCGAGGCACGCTTCGTGCTGGCCGGGCCCGACACGGGAGCACTCGCGGGACCGATGCTCGACCTCGCGCGGGATCTGGGAGTTCAGGACTCGGTGGAGTACGTGGGGGCGCTGGGTCACACCGAGGTGCTGGAGCAGTTGCGGCAGTCGGACGTCTACGTCCTGCCCTCCGTCGTCGAACCGTTCGCCGTGTCGATCCTGGAAGCCATGTCAGTAGGCCTGCCAGTCGTCGTGACCCGGACCGGCGGGCTGTCTCCGGATGTCGCGGCGGCCCGTGCCGGACGGCTGACGGACAGCCGCCCGGACACGGACAACGGCGAAGCCGTCGGTGAAGCCATCCTCGAACTGCTGGATCCCTCAGCCAACGCGGAGGCGTCCGAAGCGGCCTTCCGGCTCGTCCGCGACAAGTTCTCCATCGAGGCGGTCGTCGACACCTTGCTCGATGTCTACGACGGGGTCGTCCGGTAGCTCAGGGCGGATCCAGTTCGGATACAGCCGGGGATGCCTCCGGATTCATGAATGTGTCACGACCGTGGCCGGCATGCAGATCATGGTGTATCCGGGCGAACTCGAAGCGAGGCCCAGGATCGACAGCAAGGACGGGCTCACCGGGTCCTGGTGGTACTGGCACGCGAACGCCACCGTGGTACTCGTGTCCCTCCTGATGAGCGTCGGATATACGCCGTGATCACCGCCCGGTGACATCAGGGTGGACAGCACGGTTCGTGCAGGCAATTCCTCCCCGAACAGCCGGTCGAGCTCCTCAAAGCTGACGGAGGATCCCACATCTTCTCCTCTGAAGGTGATAAAAGGCGCGGTCCCGGTGTGCTCGCCCATGAGTCCTCCGGCCGCCGGGCGGCTGGCGTGCCGGGTACGGGTCGTCCTTGCTGTCCTTCTCGGCTAACTGATACGCCGCGAGTGAGTAACGGACAGGCGTAAGACTCACTCGATCGGAGCGGGAAACGACTGAAGGGCCAGCAGAATTCACTTCAGTTTTGCGCTCATTC
This region of Streptomyces sp. L2 genomic DNA includes:
- a CDS encoding helix-turn-helix domain-containing protein; translated protein: MSTLVFESDDLSETEEFLSHAYGRMRISSSTPGPSHATIRREATPCVTVDECDLSFDMTYSTNPLHRICLCLVHEGTVRSHSIGDSIEALGPGDVASLASPELPSYGRICSARYNITMLEPDLLSQVATRANSREPQPVRLTGHLPHSAAAARQLRSTIHYLRDHVLAEPAVANQPLIISTATQLLAASVLSAFPNTARTDPSASDRNDAHPRTLRRALTYMDDHVGEPITLADIAGAAHVTIRSLQYAFRRHLDTTPLAHLRRMRLACAHHDLLAASPSSGTTVTDIAMRWGFFHVGRFAALYRETYGCPPRQDLRTSTAVRTSRSQSDDVPKPVALI
- a CDS encoding O-antigen polysaccharide polymerase Wzy family protein, whose protein sequence is MTADLAGEPPTGSAADEPTVPAVEAGSVSPRAVLSRALAVPLALGLVFVLPVMVAVQPGPGVHDVAYWLQLTLTCYAGARLVAMILTARRRLIQGSFWLFAYVAMGVAPLAQAVLGQTPTPVVGPRSDLVLAESLTLCGCVAFDVGVQLARHRPPVFRSARGPRRTASVNRRRLYVLVAFAYLASALFVVKLGGPAVFFSSRQEISEGIQASTGGGGHSQIGSAFLRGFGTVPALLAFLFLTRWLVASRHARRRLPVIAMWAGLLVVNAVVNNPVSNPRYWFLTVMFSVLFTAFPRSPVTYRAALATGVVAALLLFPFMDRFRYDEGGRRPVESASVLDPLVRKDYDQVGMFANTITFADSGEGHTYGGQLMASVLFFVPRSMWQDKPLDSGVRVGQWMGMNNTNLSSPLWAELWLDFGPAGMTGGFFALGYVCARADRRYGHRTVDHPQPGHTLAIVIPLISGYAFILLRGPLLQASGRVGIALVCLALVTTFRPDERKLLG
- a CDS encoding glycosyltransferase, whose protein sequence is MRVLHVVTLHTPTNDFGGPTRVALNLSKGLRARGVDARIATLGDGFTGPLPSAIEGVPSFMFQARHVLPRFEVSGITSLALLARARRLVEAADVVHVHLMRDLITLPFALMALRCGRPVVLQTHGMIDPTDQRVARLVDLLGLRRVLREADGLLYLTDAERDGVQAVIPGTPLKNAHRLVNGVTLNERRPPRGERPPTVLYLARVQQRKRPQDFIRAIPTVLKEYPEARFVLAGPDTGALAGPMLDLARDLGVQDSVEYVGALGHTEVLEQLRQSDVYVLPSVVEPFAVSILEAMSVGLPVVVTRTGGLSPDVAAARAGRLTDSRPDTDNGEAVGEAILELLDPSANAEASEAAFRLVRDKFSIEAVVDTLLDVYDGVVR